A genomic window from Exiguobacterium acetylicum DSM 20416 includes:
- a CDS encoding potassium/proton antiporter, with translation MEEGTILFVAGTLLLIAIITTKFAVRLNVPTLILFVVVGIVAGSDVTGIINFGDFEQARLFGTMALVLILFDGGLHTKWTHFRKILPAALSLATVGVLATTGIIAIVAYLLLDFSWPVALLIGALVGSTDAAAVFSLLSGRPVDPKVKHTLEAESGTNDPMAVFLTILFTSFALAPESFSIGAGILSFIYEMGLGTLVGLAIGYLVTQLLNRIELPSSALYPTLLFSGALFSYGLATILHASGFLAVYLTGIWINNHDMIYRETLKRFSGSLSHLAEIGMFIMLGLLVFPKQLLDPRTLFVSAVIVLTLILLARPLAVVLSLLPFRYTVKEQSVITAAGLRGAVPIILATYPLSSGLSEAPLLFNIVFFTVMTSALLQGTALPWIVRRMGLETQRDTTVEPFLKFMTVTHPQAEIIEVRVSTNSVIAGRTLQDIEMPQDVLVVAIIREDEILTPRGQTRVLVDDQLLILTPKQADQDVRRLIVSLGL, from the coding sequence ATGGAAGAAGGGACGATTTTATTCGTCGCAGGAACGTTACTACTGATTGCGATCATCACGACGAAGTTCGCCGTCCGGTTAAATGTACCGACGTTGATTCTGTTCGTCGTCGTCGGGATCGTGGCAGGGTCAGATGTCACAGGAATCATCAACTTTGGTGATTTCGAGCAAGCCCGTCTCTTTGGGACGATGGCGCTCGTCCTGATTCTGTTTGACGGTGGCTTGCATACGAAGTGGACACACTTTCGGAAAATCCTCCCTGCCGCTCTGTCGCTTGCGACCGTCGGGGTCCTTGCGACGACGGGGATCATTGCGATCGTCGCGTATCTACTACTTGATTTTTCTTGGCCGGTCGCATTATTGATCGGCGCGCTCGTTGGCTCGACCGATGCGGCCGCTGTCTTTTCCCTGCTTAGTGGACGACCGGTCGATCCAAAAGTCAAACATACGCTCGAAGCGGAGTCCGGAACGAATGATCCGATGGCCGTCTTCCTGACGATTTTGTTCACGTCCTTTGCGTTAGCGCCGGAATCGTTCTCGATCGGTGCGGGTATTCTGTCCTTCATCTACGAGATGGGACTTGGGACGCTAGTTGGTCTTGCGATCGGGTATCTCGTCACGCAACTGCTGAACCGGATCGAGTTGCCATCGTCCGCCCTTTATCCGACACTTCTGTTCAGTGGGGCGCTCTTCTCGTATGGTCTCGCGACGATTTTGCACGCCAGCGGATTTCTCGCCGTCTATTTGACCGGGATCTGGATCAACAATCATGACATGATCTACCGCGAGACGCTCAAACGATTCAGTGGCAGCTTATCGCATTTAGCCGAGATCGGCATGTTCATCATGCTCGGATTGCTCGTCTTTCCAAAACAATTGCTCGATCCTCGGACCTTGTTCGTCTCAGCCGTCATCGTCCTGACGTTGATCCTGCTCGCTCGTCCACTTGCCGTTGTCTTGTCGCTACTTCCGTTTCGGTACACGGTCAAAGAACAGAGTGTCATCACAGCAGCTGGTCTACGTGGAGCCGTTCCGATCATTCTCGCGACCTATCCGCTTTCAAGTGGTCTTTCTGAAGCGCCGCTTCTTTTCAATATCGTCTTCTTCACCGTTATGACGTCTGCTCTTTTACAAGGGACGGCATTGCCGTGGATCGTCCGGCGGATGGGGCTTGAGACACAGCGCGACACGACGGTCGAACCGTTCCTGAAATTCATGACCGTCACCCATCCGCAAGCGGAAATCATCGAGGTCAGAGTCTCGACAAACAGTGTGATTGCCGGAAGAACGTTACAGGATATCGAGATGCCCCAAGATGTGCTCGTCGTTGCGATCATTCGTGAAGATGAAATCCTGACGCCACGTGGTCAGACACGTGTCCTCGTAGACGATCAACTGTTGATTTTGACACCTAAACAAGCGGATCAGGACGTTCGGCGGCTGATTGTGTCGCTCGGGTTATAG
- a CDS encoding RNA-guided endonuclease InsQ/TnpB family protein → MSQVVTVEVRIYATRRQDAILKRMGKTYIQTANRVVANMVASEDGKRWSSKDIDTPLPSAVKNQLAGDAVGIYKKARKEDFKRIPVLKKPVCVWNNQNYSFDFESISFPVWMDGKSVKMRFRAAMVDKDNRNTRLLANKLGTLRVTKKGRKWIAQISVHVPTVPRTGMRVMGVDLGLKVPAVAVTDDDTTRFFGNGRKNKYMKRKFRAERKALGKKKKPKAIKRRNQKEQRWMRDKDHKVSRAIVDFARQKKISVIRLELLANIRQTARTSRKNNQNLHSWSFYRLASFIEYKAALSGIKVEYVNPAYTSQTCPSCSVRNKVRDRVYTCACGFKGHRDAVGAMNIRYAPVMDGNSPSA, encoded by the coding sequence ATGAGTCAAGTCGTCACGGTAGAAGTTCGAATCTATGCCACGCGTCGTCAGGATGCCATCCTAAAAAGGATGGGCAAGACCTATATCCAGACCGCCAACCGAGTCGTGGCGAATATGGTCGCCTCCGAGGACGGGAAGAGGTGGTCGAGCAAGGACATCGACACCCCCCTTCCGAGCGCCGTGAAGAACCAACTCGCAGGAGATGCCGTCGGTATCTACAAGAAGGCGAGGAAAGAGGATTTCAAACGCATCCCTGTCCTCAAAAAGCCGGTCTGCGTCTGGAACAATCAGAACTATTCCTTCGACTTCGAGAGCATCTCCTTCCCCGTTTGGATGGACGGGAAGTCCGTGAAGATGCGATTCCGTGCTGCCATGGTTGACAAGGACAATCGGAATACCCGACTCCTTGCCAACAAACTCGGTACGCTCAGGGTCACGAAGAAGGGAAGGAAGTGGATCGCTCAGATTTCCGTCCATGTCCCGACCGTCCCTCGGACGGGGATGCGGGTGATGGGGGTTGACCTCGGACTGAAAGTGCCGGCGGTCGCCGTCACCGATGACGACACGACCCGTTTCTTCGGGAACGGTCGTAAGAACAAGTATATGAAACGCAAGTTCCGTGCGGAACGGAAGGCACTCGGCAAAAAGAAGAAGCCGAAGGCTATCAAACGACGCAATCAGAAGGAACAGCGGTGGATGCGGGACAAGGACCACAAGGTCAGCCGAGCCATCGTCGATTTTGCAAGACAGAAGAAAATCTCTGTCATTCGCCTCGAACTCTTGGCGAACATCCGACAGACGGCAAGAACAAGCCGTAAAAACAACCAGAACCTCCACTCATGGTCGTTCTATCGTCTCGCGTCCTTCATCGAATACAAAGCTGCCTTGTCGGGCATCAAGGTTGAGTATGTGAACCCCGCCTACACGAGTCAGACCTGCCCATCCTGTTCCGTCAGGAACAAGGTGAGGGATAGGGTCTACACGTGTGCCTGTGGGTTTAAAGGACATCGGGACGCCGTCGGTGCGATGAACATTCGATACGCACCTGTGATGGATGGTAACAGTCCATCAGCCTGA
- a CDS encoding GTP pyrophosphokinase family protein, with protein sequence MQSQDLNTMMLEYVNDKEEYDAYADKLKMLLSELLDAAGIKYHSIVARTKDSESLYQKVLRQPNKYRSLKDVHDLTGIRIVTYFHDDVREAARIIENEFAIDRDQSVDKSTLLDTTEFGYLSVHFVASLSDQRLALSEYGRFKDYTAEIQIRSILQHAWAEIEHDLGYKNPNSVPAEVRRSFSRVAGLLEIADQEFVNIKKQLKQFEDETVQQILSDPHQVRITADNLNYFIDHSRSSTSSINDSLHRK encoded by the coding sequence GTGCAATCACAAGATTTAAATACGATGATGCTCGAATATGTCAACGATAAGGAAGAATATGATGCCTACGCCGACAAGTTGAAGATGCTCTTGTCCGAGCTCTTGGACGCGGCAGGCATTAAATATCACTCGATCGTCGCCCGGACGAAGGACTCCGAGAGTCTATACCAAAAAGTCTTACGGCAGCCGAACAAATACCGTTCACTTAAGGACGTCCACGACTTGACCGGGATCCGGATCGTCACTTATTTCCATGATGACGTCCGGGAAGCGGCACGAATCATCGAGAATGAGTTTGCGATCGACCGCGATCAATCGGTCGATAAGTCGACATTGCTCGATACGACGGAATTCGGTTATCTTTCGGTCCACTTCGTCGCATCGCTCAGCGATCAGCGGCTTGCCCTGAGCGAGTATGGTCGCTTCAAGGATTACACGGCTGAAATCCAGATTCGGTCGATTCTGCAACATGCGTGGGCGGAGATCGAACATGATCTCGGATATAAAAATCCGAACAGTGTCCCAGCAGAAGTCCGGCGCAGCTTCAGTCGAGTCGCAGGATTACTCGAGATCGCCGATCAGGAGTTCGTCAACATCAAGAAACAGTTGAAACAATTCGAAGACGAGACCGTCCAACAAATCTTATCTGATCCGCATCAAGTCCGGATCACGGCAGATAACTTGAACTACTTCATCGATCACTCCCGGTCATCAACGAGCTCGATAAACGACTCGTTACATCGCAAATGA
- a CDS encoding organic hydroperoxide resistance protein, translating to MKPMFTSSATAVGGRDGRVVSEDGILDVALAMPVPGSKKQATNPEQLFAAGYSACFDSALNLVARKQGIKHDGSEVTAHVTLNEAADGFMLSVELDVLVRGISEEAAAELAKVAHTVCPYSRATAGNIQVDVYTRTTDAE from the coding sequence ATGAAACCAATGTTCACATCATCTGCAACAGCTGTCGGAGGTCGCGACGGACGCGTCGTATCGGAGGACGGAATTCTTGACGTCGCTCTCGCAATGCCGGTACCAGGATCGAAAAAACAAGCAACGAACCCAGAGCAACTCTTTGCTGCAGGATACTCTGCATGTTTCGACTCTGCATTGAATCTCGTTGCTCGTAAACAAGGCATCAAACACGACGGCAGTGAAGTCACAGCACACGTTACGTTAAACGAAGCAGCTGACGGATTCATGCTTTCAGTCGAACTCGATGTTCTCGTCCGCGGGATCTCAGAAGAAGCTGCGGCTGAACTTGCGAAAGTCGCGCATACGGTCTGCCCTTACTCGCGTGCAACTGCTGGAAACATCCAAGTTGACGTCTACACACGTACAACTGACGCAGAATAA
- a CDS encoding alpha/beta hydrolase — protein sequence MRKWGIGIVLLVTCLLLFIIYDGYRMQETLIGQSDASPILKTTRTDGQVTKDETWFKQTSETQQWSKDGIVRFGRYLPVDDSKQTVLLVPDEIGFSQTGVYALARYYHDADFNVLLIERRGQERTGGVRNYGWLDRLDVLEWTKRLLAENGDDTRIVYHGLGVGGATVLLASGETVPTQVRAIVAEGAYARLDDWFSLLADEQIRYPALPSLTVASMWNKGEQDFFYGDVSVTRQATKSRVPTMFIHGMKDDLVPVRMMYELYQAKTGLKQLYPVRDAGHDETYTMDPDNYEKRLRLFLQPYLREI from the coding sequence ATGCGCAAATGGGGAATCGGCATCGTGTTGCTCGTCACGTGTCTGCTACTGTTCATCATCTATGATGGATACCGGATGCAAGAAACATTGATTGGTCAGTCGGATGCTTCTCCGATTCTGAAAACGACGAGAACGGACGGACAAGTGACGAAAGACGAGACATGGTTCAAACAAACGAGCGAAACACAGCAATGGTCGAAGGACGGAATCGTCCGCTTCGGGCGTTATCTACCGGTTGACGATAGCAAACAGACAGTCCTCCTCGTACCGGACGAAATCGGATTTTCGCAAACCGGTGTTTATGCGCTTGCCCGCTATTACCATGATGCTGATTTTAACGTCCTCTTGATTGAACGGCGTGGACAGGAACGAACCGGCGGCGTCCGGAACTACGGTTGGCTCGATCGACTGGATGTCTTGGAATGGACGAAGCGCCTGCTTGCTGAAAACGGAGACGATACACGGATCGTCTATCACGGACTTGGTGTTGGCGGGGCAACCGTCTTACTCGCTTCTGGCGAGACCGTACCGACACAAGTCCGGGCAATCGTTGCCGAAGGGGCTTACGCCCGACTCGACGACTGGTTCAGTCTACTCGCGGACGAACAGATTCGTTACCCGGCACTGCCGTCTCTGACGGTTGCGAGCATGTGGAACAAAGGCGAGCAGGATTTCTTTTATGGTGACGTCTCGGTGACGCGCCAAGCAACGAAGAGTCGTGTTCCGACGATGTTCATCCACGGAATGAAGGACGACCTCGTTCCGGTCCGGATGATGTATGAACTGTATCAAGCAAAAACGGGATTAAAACAATTGTATCCGGTTCGTGATGCCGGTCATGACGAGACGTATACGATGGACCCGGATAACTACGAAAAACGATTACGCTTATTCCTGCAACCGTACTTGCGGGAGATTTGA
- a CDS encoding MarR family winged helix-turn-helix transcriptional regulator has product MNPLALDEQLCFPFYAISREITRRYRPLLEPLGLTYPQYLVMLVVWEEEGQSLKAIGERLHLDSGTLTPLLKKLEAADLLRRVRKPEDERHIQIFLTDAGRALRKQAETVPLDLVRTLDVDEEDLRVVKAALNRLVMKMSDPD; this is encoded by the coding sequence ATGAACCCGTTAGCGTTAGATGAACAACTTTGTTTTCCGTTTTATGCGATTTCGCGTGAAATCACGCGTCGCTATCGTCCGTTACTTGAACCACTCGGTCTGACGTATCCGCAATATCTCGTCATGCTCGTCGTCTGGGAAGAGGAGGGACAATCACTCAAAGCCATCGGTGAACGGCTCCATCTTGACTCAGGGACGTTAACGCCGTTGCTGAAGAAACTCGAAGCGGCAGATCTGTTGCGACGCGTCCGTAAGCCGGAAGACGAACGGCACATCCAAATCTTTTTGACGGATGCCGGTCGTGCGTTACGGAAACAAGCAGAGACCGTTCCGCTTGATCTCGTCCGGACACTCGACGTCGACGAAGAAGACTTACGCGTCGTTAAAGCGGCACTGAATCGTCTCGTCATGAAAATGAGCGACCCGGATTAA
- a CDS encoding PH domain-containing protein: MSTVQWHALPERSIRAERLGLLPLHGLIAVILIGTTITQVMWLDLTPWWMGIVGLLWLIYFIPRIVYIPVLRLKYMRYRIDEEFLVVRNGIFFRREVTVPLVKVQLIDSQTGPILRRYDLITFDIRTASGFVTLTRLDRAQGNELRTQVERFAKLEEREEESL, from the coding sequence ATGTCTACTGTACAATGGCATGCATTGCCAGAACGATCGATTCGAGCAGAACGACTCGGATTGTTGCCGTTACACGGCTTGATCGCCGTCATTTTGATCGGAACGACGATTACCCAAGTCATGTGGCTCGACCTGACACCCTGGTGGATGGGCATCGTCGGTCTGCTTTGGCTGATCTATTTCATTCCCCGTATCGTCTACATACCCGTTCTTCGCTTGAAGTATATGCGTTATCGCATCGATGAGGAATTTCTCGTCGTCCGCAACGGCATCTTCTTCCGTCGCGAAGTCACCGTGCCGCTCGTCAAGGTGCAATTGATCGATAGCCAAACGGGACCGATCCTGCGTCGTTATGACTTAATCACATTTGATATTCGGACAGCATCAGGATTCGTCACGTTAACTCGTCTCGACCGCGCGCAAGGGAACGAACTGCGAACACAAGTCGAACGATTCGCGAAACTCGAGGAACGGGAGGAGGAATCGTTATGA
- a CDS encoding PH domain-containing protein → MPRQSGSAKGFSKKSERTTQRKRIESIGIQQNVIERLLRLATLTVETSSESGTPEVELKGIRLDFAKELKSSIKNEEQLVVEEQQAEVAYTIPVRDLALAGALSGRVGLALVGIGTAYQFIDQFIERYVDRLFSELAHLSLFVLTGLGVLVLLVIYVGSIIVYILKYGSYRAVLQNNRLLIGYGMLNRTEVAFHADKIQALVIQESWIQRLIGRASLSLHIISATGEKERLLLHPFIRTNEIDAFLATYLPRFRQFHPQHDVAPIGFRYRVRWPLLGYALLFTALSSVVIIVLDSSWRFLILLLFIWLLFYYLAVQSGYRKTRFGTGHDLLMLRKQWVQKETVYTPRLKIEELTWSVSRWLEAKEIARIEIQLRGNTAFNALYFERTDIDALQRWYKQSFLSTPLAGEVKTDDE, encoded by the coding sequence ATGCCGAGACAATCCGGGTCCGCAAAGGGATTTTCCAAAAAAAGTGAACGGACGACGCAACGTAAACGGATCGAGTCGATCGGCATCCAGCAAAATGTCATCGAACGACTGCTTCGTCTTGCGACATTGACCGTCGAGACGTCGTCCGAGAGCGGAACCCCGGAAGTCGAACTAAAGGGAATCCGGCTCGATTTTGCGAAAGAACTGAAGTCGTCGATTAAAAACGAGGAACAGCTCGTCGTCGAAGAACAACAGGCGGAAGTCGCCTATACGATCCCGGTCCGCGATTTGGCATTAGCCGGTGCCTTGTCAGGACGCGTCGGACTTGCGCTCGTCGGGATCGGAACCGCTTATCAGTTCATCGATCAGTTCATTGAACGTTATGTCGATCGACTGTTCTCGGAGCTCGCTCATTTATCGTTGTTCGTCTTGACGGGACTTGGTGTCCTCGTCTTACTCGTCATCTACGTCGGCTCGATTATCGTCTATATCTTGAAATACGGTTCCTACCGTGCCGTCTTGCAAAACAATCGCTTATTGATCGGGTACGGAATGTTGAACCGGACCGAGGTTGCGTTTCATGCCGATAAGATTCAAGCCCTCGTCATTCAAGAAAGCTGGATTCAGCGTTTGATCGGACGAGCGAGCCTGTCCTTGCACATCATCTCGGCGACTGGAGAGAAGGAGCGACTGCTGCTCCATCCGTTCATCCGAACGAACGAGATTGATGCGTTCCTGGCGACGTATCTGCCGCGCTTTCGTCAGTTCCACCCGCAGCACGATGTTGCACCGATCGGCTTCCGCTACCGGGTTCGTTGGCCGTTACTCGGTTATGCACTGTTGTTTACGGCACTAAGCAGTGTCGTCATCATCGTTCTTGATTCTTCCTGGCGCTTCTTGATCTTGCTTCTATTTATCTGGTTACTGTTCTATTATTTGGCTGTGCAGAGCGGCTACCGGAAGACACGGTTTGGAACGGGACACGATCTCTTGATGTTACGCAAACAATGGGTTCAAAAAGAGACCGTCTATACGCCACGACTGAAGATCGAGGAATTGACCTGGTCCGTTTCGCGCTGGCTCGAAGCAAAGGAGATTGCCCGGATTGAGATTCAACTGCGAGGCAATACTGCGTTTAACGCGCTCTATTTTGAACGAACGGATATCGATGCCTTACAGCGCTGGTATAAACAATCGTTCCTTTCGACCCCGTTAGCAGGGGAAGTGAAAACCGACGACGAATAA
- a CDS encoding GNAT family N-acetyltransferase, with translation MIRQATSKDVRNIATLLEQKALSLKASGSSQWSAYLEQDIEQLVARDLEAGRLYVFEDQNELLGSVALLPSLEWDQSLWDDVEGLYIHRIVVSDRAKGQGVGRKLLEHAIAVTEDEGEILRLDCVATNEFLNAYYVSFGFVYQGTRDGFSIYEYERIEATA, from the coding sequence ATGATACGACAAGCTACATCAAAAGACGTTCGAAACATCGCAACCCTACTTGAGCAAAAAGCGCTCTCCCTCAAAGCCAGTGGCAGTAGCCAGTGGTCTGCTTATCTGGAGCAAGACATCGAGCAACTCGTCGCGCGAGATTTAGAAGCAGGTCGTTTGTATGTCTTTGAGGATCAGAACGAGCTGCTTGGTTCCGTTGCCCTGCTTCCTTCGCTCGAATGGGATCAATCCTTGTGGGATGATGTAGAAGGTCTGTATATCCATCGAATCGTCGTCAGCGACCGTGCAAAAGGACAGGGTGTCGGTCGAAAACTACTCGAACACGCGATTGCTGTGACAGAGGATGAAGGAGAAATTCTACGACTTGACTGTGTCGCGACGAACGAGTTTCTCAATGCATATTACGTGTCATTCGGATTCGTCTATCAAGGAACACGGGATGGATTCTCGATTTATGAGTACGAACGCATCGAAGCGACTGCCTGA
- a CDS encoding SDR family NAD(P)-dependent oxidoreductase: protein MNICIVTGANSGMGMVTIQELLERGDRVIATVRSQKKATALVQLLREHGVSHTHLEIEIVQLDQLDSVRRFADRLFDLVGRIDRLILNAGVMVPPYHVTKDGFESQFQVNYLSHFYLIERLLPLLEKGNDPRVISISSLAGEGGLIRTDVELEAIAHVKKEHYSPMRSYRESKLLQMIHMRELAEKHGDRITFVSVHPGIVNTDLFYRGKYGKVMKTLLKPVAQVGYWTGKLYTPEYGAKTALYLATTDEPLDNGGYYADSAPRLSNPIVEDDEYRAQVRNLSRRWVELV, encoded by the coding sequence ATGAACATCTGTATCGTCACGGGTGCCAACTCCGGCATGGGGATGGTCACGATTCAAGAATTATTAGAGCGAGGAGATCGGGTCATCGCTACCGTCCGTTCGCAGAAGAAAGCAACGGCACTCGTACAATTACTGCGGGAACATGGTGTATCGCATACGCATCTGGAAATCGAGATTGTCCAACTCGATCAATTGGACTCCGTTCGTCGCTTTGCGGATCGTCTGTTTGATTTAGTCGGTCGCATCGACCGCTTGATCTTAAACGCTGGAGTCATGGTACCGCCGTATCATGTTACGAAGGACGGCTTCGAATCACAATTTCAAGTCAACTACTTGAGTCATTTCTACTTGATCGAGCGCTTATTGCCGTTACTTGAAAAAGGAAACGATCCGCGCGTCATCTCGATTTCGTCGCTCGCTGGTGAAGGTGGCTTGATTCGGACCGACGTCGAACTCGAAGCCATCGCCCACGTCAAAAAAGAACACTATAGCCCGATGCGTTCTTACCGCGAATCAAAGCTCCTGCAAATGATTCATATGCGTGAACTGGCAGAGAAGCACGGCGACCGGATCACGTTCGTCAGCGTTCACCCGGGGATCGTCAATACGGATCTGTTCTACCGCGGCAAGTACGGTAAAGTGATGAAGACGTTACTCAAACCAGTCGCCCAAGTCGGATACTGGACTGGAAAGCTCTATACGCCGGAATACGGTGCGAAGACAGCACTCTACCTCGCAACAACCGACGAGCCTCTTGACAACGGTGGCTACTATGCGGACTCTGCACCCCGTCTCAGCAATCCGATCGTTGAAGACGACGAGTACCGGGCGCAAGTACGGAATCTGTCGCGTCGTTGGGTCGAACTCGTCTAA
- a CDS encoding protein phosphatase 2C domain-containing protein, producing MQTTQSSYYWVGSDEPFVDTKQIDQIGRITLGRFGGCSRSGQYKNEDGVAILIGDDWEMTVVLDAHKTADSAALVLQQLSQHESRIRTDLDAPLTEAFRRIETTVLDLFQDPDFLATCATLQGETACLIAVRKGGFIWWFSVGDVVLYLFHPDLMRMEQAALNQRQFYEWIGRANTFALPVPSYTRGVRELRQGENQLFVTTDGLLECPGTPYADAVQIEETLRSGGVKELLSTIEAHGVRDSTTVVTWTVTIEERVTQPSDT from the coding sequence ATGCAGACGACACAATCATCCTACTACTGGGTCGGATCCGACGAACCATTCGTCGACACGAAGCAGATCGACCAGATTGGTCGGATAACGCTCGGGCGATTCGGAGGCTGTTCAAGAAGCGGTCAGTATAAAAACGAAGACGGGGTTGCCATCTTGATCGGCGACGATTGGGAGATGACTGTCGTCTTAGACGCTCATAAGACAGCGGATAGTGCGGCACTTGTCTTACAGCAGTTGTCACAACACGAGTCGCGCATTCGGACTGATCTGGATGCACCACTTACGGAAGCATTCCGACGGATCGAGACGACCGTGCTCGATCTGTTTCAAGATCCGGACTTTTTAGCGACGTGTGCGACGTTGCAAGGCGAGACGGCTTGCCTGATTGCGGTCCGAAAAGGAGGGTTCATCTGGTGGTTCTCGGTCGGTGACGTCGTCTTGTATTTGTTTCACCCAGATTTGATGAGGATGGAACAAGCTGCTTTGAACCAGCGTCAGTTCTATGAATGGATTGGACGCGCGAACACGTTTGCGTTGCCGGTGCCGAGTTATACACGAGGTGTCCGCGAATTGCGCCAAGGCGAGAATCAGTTGTTCGTGACGACGGATGGTTTGCTTGAGTGCCCGGGAACCCCATATGCTGACGCGGTGCAGATCGAGGAAACTTTACGATCAGGTGGTGTCAAAGAACTTCTCTCGACGATCGAGGCACATGGCGTTCGTGACAGCACGACGGTCGTTACGTGGACCGTCACGATTGAGGAACGCGTCACCCAACCTAGTGATACATGA
- a CDS encoding DUF1129 family protein → MKLTKANTRLLETVLPRLNLNVAEPDRTEIEDRLRADIYEAQRKQRPFEEIHGLSVEARLDQMIAELPQRHRMETQKRWTRNYVSSILMFIFIEGIDGLFQFALIDYLFFSIIALFLIDAMSQVITAPKLKQVKPRVWIQFVISFILFSTYKALLVTVFPAPDVLIQVSGTPSYIIGIAGLVGLYIYWSKNPLRKRGA, encoded by the coding sequence TTGAAATTAACGAAAGCCAACACACGTCTATTAGAAACCGTTTTACCACGCTTGAACCTGAATGTCGCAGAACCGGACCGGACGGAGATCGAAGACCGTCTGCGGGCAGATATCTATGAAGCCCAGCGGAAACAGCGTCCATTCGAAGAGATTCACGGTCTATCGGTCGAAGCACGCCTCGATCAGATGATCGCTGAATTACCACAACGACACCGGATGGAAACACAAAAACGCTGGACGCGAAACTATGTCTCGTCGATCCTGATGTTCATTTTCATCGAAGGGATCGATGGATTGTTCCAATTCGCTTTGATTGACTACTTATTCTTCTCGATCATCGCTCTATTCTTGATCGACGCGATGTCACAAGTCATCACGGCACCGAAGCTTAAACAAGTCAAACCGCGGGTGTGGATTCAATTCGTCATCAGCTTCATTTTGTTTTCAACCTACAAGGCACTGCTCGTGACGGTCTTCCCGGCACCGGACGTCTTGATTCAAGTCAGCGGAACGCCGTCTTATATCATCGGCATCGCGGGACTCGTTGGTCTCTACATCTACTGGTCAAAGAATCCGTTACGAAAGCGCGGCGCATAA